The Geomonas ferrireducens genome includes a window with the following:
- the yhbY gene encoding ribosome assembly RNA-binding protein YhbY → MLTGKQKRFLRALGHGLKPVIQVGKSDVSEALIHETSEALAAHELIKVKVLESCLMDRHSVAEELCTACEAELAQVLGRTMLLYKPAKEPKLELPKVK, encoded by the coding sequence ATGTTGACAGGAAAACAGAAGAGATTTCTCCGTGCGCTCGGACACGGGCTGAAACCGGTGATACAAGTAGGCAAGAGCGACGTGAGCGAGGCGCTGATCCACGAGACGAGCGAGGCGCTGGCGGCTCACGAGCTCATCAAGGTGAAGGTGCTGGAGAGCTGCCTCATGGACCGCCATAGCGTCGCGGAGGAGCTGTGCACCGCCTGTGAGGCTGAGCTCGCCCAGGTGCTCGGGCGCACCATGCTCCTTTATAAGCCGGCAAAGGAGCCGAAGCTGGAACTTCCCAAAGTGAAGTAG
- the pyrR gene encoding bifunctional pyr operon transcriptional regulator/uracil phosphoribosyltransferase PyrR, whose product MAENTVILDGTGVKRALTRIAHEVLEKNKGVEGLVLVGIRTGGVFLAQELGDRLNEIEGVEVPVGAVDITMYRDDIKGHHEHLPVGKTELPFSVEGKRVVLVDDVLFTGRTIRAAMDAIIDQGRPSCIQLAVLVDRGHRDLPIRADFVGRNVPTSRSENIMVAFDADNKPTEVILQK is encoded by the coding sequence ATGGCTGAAAACACTGTGATACTGGACGGCACCGGCGTAAAAAGGGCGCTCACCAGGATAGCCCACGAGGTGCTGGAAAAGAACAAGGGGGTCGAAGGGCTCGTGCTGGTCGGCATCAGGACCGGCGGCGTATTTCTCGCCCAGGAACTCGGCGATCGCCTGAACGAAATCGAAGGGGTCGAAGTCCCCGTCGGCGCCGTGGACATCACCATGTACCGCGACGACATAAAAGGGCACCACGAGCACCTGCCGGTCGGCAAGACCGAGCTCCCCTTCTCCGTGGAAGGGAAAAGGGTCGTGCTCGTTGACGACGTCCTCTTCACCGGCCGCACCATAAGGGCCGCCATGGACGCCATCATCGACCAGGGGCGTCCCTCCTGCATCCAGTTGGCCGTGTTGGTGGACCGCGGGCACCGCGATCTCCCGATTCGCGCCGATTTCGTCGGCCGCAACGTGCCGACCAGCCGCAGCGAGAACATCATGGTTGCATTCGACGCCGACAACAAGCCGACCGAAGTCATCCTGCAGAAGTAA
- a CDS encoding aspartate carbamoyltransferase catalytic subunit: protein MGFRHKDIIALKDLNKEEIQLLLDTADSLSEINRRDIKKVPTLRGKTVINLFYEASTRTRTSFEIAAKRLSADAVNITASTSSVTKGETLSDTANNLLAMKPDIIVMRHSISGAHEYLAKRVSCSVINAGDGAHEHPSQGLLDMLTMRQKFGKLEGLKVAIVGDITHSRVARSDIYGLTTMGAHVFLAGPPTMMPIGIERLGNVTVCKDMREAVDQADVVMMLRIQLERQGKTLLPSMREYARYFGLNPAVLALAKKDAIVMHPGPINRGVELSSFVADCDQSHILKQVENGVAVRMAMLYHVCGGEPVE from the coding sequence ATGGGTTTTCGGCACAAAGACATCATTGCCCTGAAGGATCTGAACAAAGAGGAGATTCAGCTGCTCCTCGACACGGCGGACAGTCTCAGCGAGATCAACCGTCGGGACATCAAGAAGGTGCCGACCTTGCGCGGCAAGACGGTGATCAACCTCTTCTACGAGGCTTCCACCAGGACCCGCACCTCCTTCGAGATCGCCGCGAAAAGGCTCTCCGCCGACGCCGTGAACATCACCGCGTCGACCAGTTCCGTCACCAAGGGTGAGACCCTTTCCGACACCGCAAACAACCTCCTCGCCATGAAACCCGACATCATCGTGATGCGCCACTCCATCTCCGGCGCGCACGAGTACCTCGCCAAAAGGGTCTCCTGCTCCGTGATCAACGCGGGTGACGGCGCCCACGAGCACCCCTCCCAAGGGCTTTTGGACATGCTCACCATGCGTCAGAAGTTCGGCAAGCTCGAAGGGCTCAAAGTCGCCATCGTCGGCGACATCACCCACAGCCGCGTTGCCCGCTCCGATATCTACGGGCTCACCACCATGGGCGCCCATGTTTTTCTCGCCGGTCCCCCGACCATGATGCCGATCGGCATCGAGCGTCTTGGTAACGTCACCGTCTGCAAGGACATGCGCGAAGCGGTGGACCAGGCCGACGTCGTGATGATGCTGAGGATCCAGCTTGAGCGTCAGGGGAAAACCCTGCTTCCCAGCATGCGGGAATACGCGCGCTATTTCGGTCTGAACCCCGCCGTGCTGGCTCTCGCGAAGAAGGATGCCATCGTCATGCATCCCGGCCCGATCAACCGCGGCGTGGAGCTCTCCTCCTTCGTTGCCGACTGTGACCAGTCGCACATCCTGAAGCAGGTGGAAAACGGCGTGGCGGTCCGTATGGCCATGCTGTATCACGTCTGCGGCGGCGAGCCGGTGGAATAG
- a CDS encoding dihydroorotase, translating into MNLLIKGGRVIDPSQGIDETMDILIADGVILELGKGLGSPEGFQVIDASGLLVTPGLIDMHVHLRDPGLEYKEDIATGSRAAAAGGFTSVACMPNTSPVIDNKAVASYVVNKAMSEALVNVFPVGAITKGSKGESLAEMGDLKEAGCVAVSDDGKPVCSTELMRRALEYAKGVGITVISHSEDLALVGEGVMNEGFVSTELGLKGIPWAAEDIAVAREVYLAEFAGAPVHIAHISTVGSARIIRNAKARGVKVTCETAPHYFTLTDEAVRGYNTNAKMNPPLRSDADVAAMKAGLADGTIDAIATDHAPHHLDEKDVEFNLALNGIVGLETSLPLSLKLVEEGVLDLKGLVSVMSCNPAKILGIDRGTLRAGAVADVTIIDPAKEWDVDAAKLESKSKNSPFIGWKVKGKAVYTVVKGQVVYQA; encoded by the coding sequence ATGAATCTTCTGATAAAAGGCGGGCGGGTGATCGATCCTTCGCAGGGGATCGACGAGACCATGGACATCCTCATCGCGGACGGCGTCATCCTGGAGTTGGGAAAGGGGCTCGGCTCCCCGGAAGGGTTCCAGGTGATCGACGCTTCCGGCCTACTGGTGACCCCGGGACTCATCGACATGCACGTGCACCTGCGCGATCCGGGCCTCGAGTACAAAGAGGACATCGCCACCGGTAGCCGCGCCGCTGCGGCGGGCGGGTTCACCTCGGTCGCCTGCATGCCGAACACCTCTCCGGTGATCGACAACAAGGCGGTTGCAAGCTACGTGGTCAACAAGGCCATGAGTGAGGCACTGGTGAACGTCTTCCCGGTCGGTGCCATCACCAAGGGAAGCAAGGGTGAGAGCCTGGCCGAGATGGGCGACCTGAAAGAGGCCGGCTGCGTCGCGGTTTCCGACGACGGCAAGCCCGTTTGCAGCACCGAACTCATGCGCCGCGCCCTCGAGTACGCGAAAGGGGTCGGCATCACCGTGATCTCCCACTCCGAGGATCTCGCTCTGGTCGGCGAAGGGGTGATGAACGAAGGGTTCGTCTCCACCGAGCTCGGCCTCAAGGGGATCCCCTGGGCTGCCGAAGACATCGCCGTGGCCCGCGAGGTGTACCTGGCTGAGTTCGCCGGCGCACCGGTTCACATCGCCCACATCTCAACCGTAGGCTCCGCGCGCATCATCAGAAATGCCAAGGCGCGCGGCGTGAAGGTCACCTGCGAGACGGCGCCGCACTACTTCACCCTGACCGACGAGGCGGTGCGCGGCTACAATACCAACGCCAAGATGAACCCGCCCTTGAGAAGCGACGCCGACGTCGCCGCGATGAAGGCAGGTCTTGCCGACGGCACCATCGATGCCATCGCCACCGACCACGCTCCGCATCACCTGGACGAGAAGGACGTCGAGTTCAACCTCGCGCTGAACGGCATCGTCGGCCTTGAGACCTCGCTGCCGCTCTCCCTGAAGCTCGTCGAGGAGGGGGTGCTGGACCTTAAAGGGCTCGTCTCGGTAATGTCGTGCAACCCAGCCAAAATCCTCGGTATCGACCGCGGCACCCTGAGGGCTGGCGCGGTGGCCGATGTCACCATCATCGATCCGGCGAAAGAGTGGGACGTCGATGCGGCGAAGCTTGAGAGCAAGTCGAAGAACTCCCCGTTCATCGGCTGGAAGGTGAAAGGGAAGGCGGTGTACACCGTCGTCAAGGGTCAGGTGGTGTACCAGGCGTAA
- the carA gene encoding glutamine-hydrolyzing carbamoyl-phosphate synthase small subunit yields MKAVLALADGRIFKGKAFGATGETSGEVVFNTAMSGYQEVLTDPSYRGQMVTMTYTQIGNTGINPEDIESNQLYLSGFIVREYLDCYSNYRATMSLDAYLKENGVVGIQGIDTRALTRHLRDKGAQNGIISTVDFDPESLVKKARAIPSMSGLDLATGVTCDKPYHWTQGLWDLQTGYPEVDRKDLQYKVVAYDFGIKLNILRCLVSAGCDVTVVPATFPAESALAMNPDGIFLSNGPGDPEPMKEVIEIIKKFVGKKPIFGICLGHQLLGLALGGRTIKLKFGNHGSNLPVMDMATKKVEITAQNHGFSVDILSLQNVAGLAHENLNDQTVEGMAHKTLPIFSVQHHPEASPGPHDSHYLFNRFVELMEKHKA; encoded by the coding sequence ATGAAAGCAGTACTGGCTCTGGCGGACGGCCGGATTTTCAAAGGGAAGGCCTTCGGCGCAACGGGCGAAACGAGCGGCGAGGTGGTGTTCAACACCGCCATGTCCGGCTATCAGGAAGTGCTCACCGACCCCTCGTACAGGGGGCAGATGGTCACCATGACCTATACCCAGATCGGCAACACCGGGATCAACCCCGAGGACATCGAGAGCAACCAGCTCTACCTCTCCGGCTTCATCGTCCGCGAGTACCTCGACTGCTACTCGAACTACCGCGCCACCATGAGCCTTGATGCCTACCTGAAGGAAAACGGCGTGGTCGGCATCCAGGGGATCGATACCCGCGCGCTCACCCGGCACCTGCGCGACAAGGGCGCCCAGAACGGCATCATCTCCACCGTCGACTTCGACCCGGAGAGCCTGGTAAAAAAGGCGCGCGCCATTCCGTCCATGTCCGGCCTCGATCTCGCCACCGGCGTTACCTGCGATAAGCCCTACCACTGGACCCAGGGACTGTGGGACCTGCAGACAGGATACCCCGAGGTGGACCGCAAGGATCTCCAGTACAAGGTGGTCGCCTATGACTTCGGCATCAAGCTGAACATCCTGCGCTGCCTGGTTTCCGCCGGCTGCGACGTGACCGTCGTTCCTGCCACCTTCCCGGCCGAGTCGGCACTCGCCATGAACCCGGACGGCATCTTCCTCTCCAACGGCCCGGGCGACCCGGAGCCGATGAAGGAAGTAATCGAGATCATCAAGAAGTTCGTGGGCAAGAAGCCGATCTTCGGCATCTGTCTCGGCCACCAGCTGCTCGGCCTGGCCCTTGGCGGGCGCACCATCAAGCTCAAGTTCGGCAACCACGGCTCCAACCTCCCGGTCATGGACATGGCGACCAAAAAGGTGGAGATCACCGCGCAGAACCACGGCTTCTCGGTCGACATCCTCTCGCTGCAGAACGTGGCAGGGCTCGCCCACGAGAACCTGAACGACCAGACCGTCGAAGGAATGGCGCATAAGACGCTCCCGATCTTCTCGGTGCAGCATCACCCCGAGGCGTCTCCCGGACCGCACGACTCCCACTACCTGTTCAACAGGTTCGTGGAGCTCATGGAGAAGCATAAGGCGTAG
- a CDS encoding radical SAM protein, whose translation MKYLELYESGELTRRIKAAYARLAACDICPHACGVNRLAGETGLCESGKEVRIASANVHRGEEPPISGTRGSGTIFLSGCTLNCKFCQNFPISQLRNGTDLTVGQLADKMVGLQKKGVHNINFVTPTHFTPQILAALYLAIRKGFRIPIVWNTSGYESLETIELLDGVVDIYLPDMKYCSNEVAVRLSGAKGYTEVNRRALPEMLRQVGHLQCDDDGIAVRGLIVRHLVLPKGQAGSPETLAWIAENLGTETHIALMSQYFPAHAAAQTPGIERRITREEYAEAVDALEELELENGWVQEEPE comes from the coding sequence ATGAAATATCTGGAACTATATGAAAGCGGCGAGCTGACCCGGCGCATAAAGGCCGCCTACGCCCGCCTCGCAGCATGCGACATCTGCCCCCACGCCTGCGGCGTGAACCGCCTGGCGGGAGAAACGGGGCTTTGCGAAAGCGGCAAAGAGGTGCGTATCGCCTCCGCCAACGTGCACCGGGGGGAGGAGCCGCCGATCTCCGGAACCCGGGGCTCCGGCACCATCTTCCTGTCGGGCTGCACCCTGAACTGCAAGTTCTGCCAGAACTTCCCGATCAGCCAGCTTAGAAACGGAACCGATCTGACGGTGGGGCAGTTGGCCGACAAGATGGTGGGGCTGCAGAAAAAGGGCGTGCACAACATAAACTTCGTCACGCCGACCCATTTCACGCCGCAGATCCTGGCCGCCCTCTACCTAGCCATCCGCAAGGGGTTCAGGATTCCCATCGTGTGGAATACGAGCGGTTACGAGAGCCTCGAGACCATTGAGCTTCTGGACGGCGTGGTGGATATCTACCTGCCGGACATGAAGTACTGCTCGAATGAAGTGGCGGTAAGGCTCTCCGGCGCCAAGGGGTACACCGAGGTGAACCGGCGGGCGCTTCCGGAGATGTTGAGGCAGGTTGGGCATCTTCAGTGTGACGATGACGGTATCGCGGTGCGCGGCCTGATCGTGCGTCACCTGGTGCTGCCTAAGGGGCAGGCGGGGAGTCCGGAAACCCTCGCGTGGATCGCGGAGAACTTAGGGACCGAGACCCACATCGCACTGATGAGTCAGTACTTCCCGGCGCACGCCGCCGCGCAGACGCCGGGGATAGAGAGAAGGATCACCCGCGAAGAGTACGCCGAGGCGGTCGACGCCCTGGAAGAACTGGAGCTGGAAAACGGGTGGGTACAGGAAGAACCGGAGTGA
- the carB gene encoding carbamoyl-phosphate synthase large subunit — translation MPKRTDIKKILIIGAGPIVIGQACEFDYSGTQACKALKEEGYQVVLLNSNPATIMTDPDFADATYIEPVTPEVLARIIEKERPDAVLPTLGGQTALNTAVAVAENGTLDKFGVELIGAKLPAIKKAEDRTLFKEAMVKIGLDIPRSGLAHNYQEAMDVIKYVGFPTIIRPSFTLGGTGGGIAYNMEEYERMSMAGIEASPTDEILVEESLIGWKEYELEVMRDTADNVVIICSIENFDAMGVHTGDSITVAPAQTLTDKEYQILRDASLKIIREIGVDTGGSNIQFGINPKNGRLIVIEMNPRVSRSSALASKATGFPIAKIAAKLAVGYTLDEITNDITKETPACFEPTIDYVVTKIPRFTFEKFPAADATLTTQMKSVGEVMSIGRTFKESFQKALRSLEIGSCGFESRFFGVGGDTRRALSEKERTLLNDKLRTPNCDRLWYVGDAFRCGMTVEEIYALTAIDPWFLHNIRQIIEMEECLKQADIKDKSGETLRDTLWDAKRYGFSDKYLAQLWKITEGEVRELRLSLGVKPVFKRVDTCAAEFVAHTPYLYSTYEEECEADVTNRKKIIILGGGPNRIGQGIEFDYCCVHGVFALAEDGYETIMVNCNPETVSTDYDTSDRLYFEPLTYEDVLNIVDVEKPTGVIVQFGGQTPLKLAVALEKAGVPIIGTSPDAIDRAEDRERFQEMLQKLNLRQPENGTARSFEEAEVVAERIGYPVVVRPSYVLGGRAMEIVYDVENLRRYMHTAVQASPEHPILIDKFLDEAIEIDVDALCDGNIAVIGGIMEHIEEAGIHSGDSACSLPPYSISQEIADEIRRQTKVMALELNVKGLMNVQYAVKDNDIYIIEVNPRASRTSPFVSKATGRPLAKIAARVMAGKTLTELGVTEEIIPEHISVKESVFPFAKFPGVDTILGPEMKSTGEVMGIGETFAKAYAKAQMGANVKLPTAGKVFISVKDADKKHIVSAAKRLYDQGFELVATRGTATYLQDRGVKVQVVNKVLEGRPHIVDMIKNNEICMVINTTHGAQAVADSYSIRRNTLINNVAYYTTASGARAAADGIIAMSQSKLEVKSIQDYLK, via the coding sequence ATGCCTAAACGCACAGACATCAAGAAGATCCTCATCATCGGCGCGGGCCCGATCGTCATCGGCCAGGCGTGCGAGTTCGACTATTCGGGCACCCAGGCCTGCAAGGCGCTCAAGGAGGAAGGGTACCAGGTGGTCCTCCTGAACTCTAACCCGGCGACCATCATGACGGACCCGGACTTCGCCGACGCCACCTATATTGAGCCGGTCACACCGGAGGTCCTCGCGAGGATCATCGAGAAGGAACGCCCGGACGCGGTGCTGCCGACCCTCGGCGGGCAGACCGCCCTCAACACGGCGGTTGCTGTGGCCGAGAACGGCACCCTAGACAAGTTCGGGGTGGAACTGATCGGTGCGAAACTCCCTGCCATCAAGAAGGCCGAGGACCGCACCCTGTTCAAGGAAGCGATGGTGAAGATCGGCCTCGATATCCCGAGGTCGGGGCTCGCGCACAACTACCAGGAGGCCATGGACGTGATCAAATACGTCGGCTTCCCGACCATCATCCGCCCCTCCTTCACCCTGGGCGGCACCGGCGGCGGCATCGCCTACAACATGGAAGAGTACGAGCGCATGTCCATGGCCGGCATCGAGGCTTCCCCGACCGACGAGATCCTGGTCGAAGAGTCCCTGATCGGCTGGAAGGAGTACGAGCTCGAGGTGATGCGCGACACCGCGGACAACGTCGTCATCATCTGCTCCATCGAGAACTTCGACGCCATGGGCGTGCACACCGGCGACTCCATCACCGTGGCGCCGGCGCAGACCCTCACCGACAAGGAGTACCAGATCCTGCGCGACGCCTCGCTCAAGATCATCCGCGAGATCGGCGTCGACACCGGCGGCTCCAACATCCAGTTCGGCATCAACCCGAAAAACGGCCGCCTCATCGTCATCGAGATGAACCCGCGCGTCTCCCGCTCTTCGGCGCTCGCCTCCAAGGCGACCGGCTTCCCTATCGCGAAGATCGCGGCGAAACTCGCCGTCGGCTACACCCTGGACGAGATCACCAACGACATCACCAAGGAGACGCCGGCCTGCTTCGAGCCGACCATCGACTACGTGGTGACCAAGATCCCGCGCTTCACCTTCGAGAAGTTCCCGGCTGCGGACGCGACCCTCACCACCCAGATGAAGTCGGTGGGTGAGGTCATGTCCATCGGCCGTACCTTCAAGGAAAGCTTCCAGAAGGCGCTTCGCTCCCTGGAGATCGGCTCCTGCGGCTTCGAGTCCCGCTTCTTCGGCGTAGGCGGCGACACCCGCCGGGCGCTTTCCGAAAAGGAACGCACCCTGCTGAACGACAAGCTGCGCACCCCCAACTGCGATCGCCTCTGGTATGTCGGCGACGCCTTCCGCTGCGGCATGACCGTGGAAGAGATCTACGCACTCACCGCGATCGATCCCTGGTTCCTGCACAACATCCGCCAGATCATCGAGATGGAAGAGTGCCTGAAGCAGGCCGACATCAAGGACAAGTCCGGCGAAACGCTGCGCGACACCCTCTGGGACGCCAAGCGCTACGGCTTCTCGGACAAGTATCTTGCCCAGCTCTGGAAGATCACGGAAGGGGAGGTGCGTGAACTCCGTCTTTCCCTCGGCGTGAAGCCCGTCTTCAAGCGGGTCGACACCTGCGCCGCAGAGTTCGTCGCCCACACCCCGTACCTTTACTCGACCTACGAGGAGGAGTGCGAGGCCGACGTGACGAACCGCAAGAAGATCATCATCCTGGGCGGCGGACCGAACCGCATCGGCCAGGGGATCGAGTTCGACTACTGCTGCGTGCACGGCGTCTTCGCCCTTGCCGAGGACGGCTACGAGACCATCATGGTCAACTGCAACCCCGAGACCGTCTCCACCGACTACGACACCTCGGACCGTCTCTACTTCGAGCCGCTCACCTACGAAGACGTGCTGAACATCGTCGACGTCGAGAAGCCGACCGGCGTCATCGTGCAGTTCGGCGGCCAGACCCCGCTGAAACTCGCCGTCGCCCTCGAGAAGGCGGGCGTTCCCATCATCGGCACCTCGCCGGACGCCATCGACCGCGCCGAGGACCGTGAGCGCTTCCAGGAGATGCTGCAGAAGCTGAACCTGCGCCAGCCCGAAAACGGCACCGCGCGCTCCTTCGAGGAGGCTGAGGTCGTCGCCGAGCGCATCGGGTACCCGGTCGTGGTGCGTCCCTCCTACGTTCTGGGCGGCCGCGCCATGGAGATCGTCTACGACGTGGAGAACCTGCGCCGTTACATGCACACCGCGGTGCAGGCCTCCCCCGAGCACCCGATCCTCATCGACAAGTTCCTCGACGAGGCGATCGAGATCGACGTCGACGCGCTTTGCGACGGCAACATCGCCGTAATCGGCGGCATCATGGAGCATATCGAGGAAGCCGGCATCCATTCCGGCGATTCCGCCTGCTCGCTCCCCCCTTACTCCATTTCCCAGGAGATCGCCGACGAGATCAGGCGCCAGACCAAGGTGATGGCGCTGGAGCTCAACGTCAAGGGGCTCATGAACGTCCAGTACGCCGTGAAGGACAACGATATCTATATCATCGAGGTCAACCCGCGCGCCTCCCGCACCTCGCCCTTCGTTTCCAAGGCGACCGGCAGGCCGCTCGCGAAGATCGCCGCCCGCGTCATGGCCGGCAAGACCCTCACCGAGCTCGGCGTCACCGAAGAGATCATCCCCGAGCACATCTCGGTGAAAGAGTCGGTCTTCCCCTTCGCCAAGTTCCCCGGGGTCGACACCATCCTCGGACCCGAGATGAAATCGACGGGCGAGGTCATGGGGATCGGCGAGACGTTCGCCAAGGCCTACGCGAAGGCGCAGATGGGGGCCAATGTAAAGCTTCCCACGGCCGGTAAAGTGTTCATATCAGTGAAGGACGCGGACAAAAAACATATTGTCAGCGCAGCCAAAAGACTGTATGATCAGGGCTTCGAATTGGTCGCCACCCGCGGTACCGCGACCTACCTGCAGGACAGGGGTGTCAAGGTGCAGGTGGTGAACAAGGTGCTTGAAGGGCGTCCCCACATAGTGGACATGATCAAGAACAACGAGATCTGCATGGTCATCAACACCACGCACGGTGCCCAGGCAGTCGCCGATTCATATTCGATCCGCAGGAACACCCTGATCAACAACGTAGCCTACTACACGACAGCCTCCGGGGCGCGAGCCGCGGCGGACGGCATCATAGCTATGTCGCAGTCCAAGCTGGAAGTGAAATCGATTCAGGATTATTTGAAGTAA
- the greA gene encoding transcription elongation factor GreA has product MSQTVPLTKESYEALQEDLKRLIKEERPKVIQDIAEARAHGDLSENAEYDAAKNRQGFIEGRILELQDKLARAYVVDLSNLKPDKVVFGATITMYDTATEEEVTYKIVGEDEADIKLGKISCTSPVGKALIGHKLDDTVRVSVPSGMKEYEIIEIRYE; this is encoded by the coding sequence ATGTCTCAGACCGTTCCATTGACCAAGGAGAGTTACGAGGCCCTCCAGGAGGACCTGAAACGCCTTATTAAGGAAGAACGCCCGAAGGTGATCCAGGATATCGCCGAGGCGAGGGCGCACGGCGACCTTTCCGAGAATGCTGAGTACGATGCGGCCAAGAACCGTCAGGGTTTCATCGAGGGGCGCATCCTGGAACTGCAGGACAAACTGGCGAGGGCATACGTCGTTGACCTCTCCAATCTGAAGCCGGACAAGGTCGTTTTCGGTGCCACGATCACCATGTACGACACCGCCACCGAGGAAGAAGTCACCTACAAGATCGTCGGCGAGGACGAGGCCGACATCAAGCTGGGCAAGATCTCCTGTACCTCCCCGGTAGGAAAGGCGCTCATCGGGCACAAGCTGGACGATACCGTCCGCGTCAGTGTTCCCTCCGGCATGAAGGAATACGAGATCATCGAGATCCGCTACGAGTAG
- a CDS encoding DUF1858 domain-containing protein has product MAQVTKDMTFAAVMRMHPDVVKVLAKYNLGCIGCMGAQNESLEQGCAAHGINVDDIVNDLNKIFA; this is encoded by the coding sequence ATGGCTCAGGTAACCAAGGATATGACTTTTGCCGCAGTGATGAGGATGCACCCGGACGTCGTCAAGGTGCTTGCCAAATACAACCTCGGCTGCATCGGCTGCATGGGCGCTCAGAACGAGTCCCTGGAGCAGGGATGCGCGGCCCACGGCATCAACGTGGACGACATCGTCAACGACCTCAACAAGATCTTCGCTTAA